The Cygnus atratus isolate AKBS03 ecotype Queensland, Australia chromosome 2, CAtr_DNAZoo_HiC_assembly, whole genome shotgun sequence genome window below encodes:
- the PABPC1 gene encoding polyadenylate-binding protein 1 isoform X1, whose protein sequence is MNPSAPSYPMASLYVGDLHPDVTEAMLYEKFSPAGPILSIRVCRDMITRRSLGYAYVNFQQPADAERALDTMNFDVIKGKPVRIMWSQRDPSLRKSGVGNIFIKNLDKSIDNKALYDTFSAFGNILSCKVVCDENGSKGYGFVHFETQEAAERAIEKMNGMLLNDRKVFVGRFKSRKEREAELGARAKEFTNVYIKNFGEDMDDERLKELFGKFGPALSVKVMTDESGKSKGFGFVSFERHEDAQKAVDEMNGKELNGKQIYVGRAQKKVERQTELKRKFEQMKQDRITRYQGVNLYVKNLDDGIDDERLRKEFSPFGTITSAKVMMEGGRSKGFGFVCFSSPEEATKAVTEMNGRIVATKPLYVALAQRKEERQAHLTNQYMQRMASVRAVPNPVINPYQPAPPSGYFMAAIPQTQNRAAYYPTNQLAQLARPSPRWTAQGARPHPFQNMPGAIRPAAPRPPFSTMRPASSQVPRVMSTQRVANTSTQTMGPRPAAAATAATPAVRTVPQYKYAAGVRNPQQHLNTQPQVAMQQPAVHVQGQEPLTASMLASAPPQEQKQMLGERLFPLIQSMHPTLAGKITGMLLEIDNSELLHMLESPESLRSKVDEAVAVLQAHQAKEAAQKAVNNPTGVPSV, encoded by the exons CTGAACGAGCTTTGGATACCATGAACTTTGATGTCATTAAAGGCAAACCAGTGCGCATCATGTGGTCTCAGCGCGATCCATCTCTACGCAAAAGCGGTGTAGGAAACATCTTCATCAAAAACTTGGACAAATCAATTGATAACAAAGCTTTGTATgacacattttctgcttttggaaacaTCCTTTCTTGTAAG gTGGTATGTGATGAAAATGGATCCAAGGGTTATGGATTCGTACATTTTGAGACacaagaagctgcagaaagagcTATTGAAAAAATGAATGGTATGCTGCTTAATGACCGCAAAGT ATTTGTTGGAAGGTTTAAATCTCGTAAGGAACGCGAGGCAGAGCTTGGAGCCAGAGCAAAGGAATTCACCAATGTTTACATCAAGAATTTTGGAGAAGACATGGATGATGAGAGACTTAAGGAACTCTTTGGCAAGTTTG GTCCTGCCTTAAGTGTGAAAGTTATGACTGATGAGAGTGGAAAATCCAAAGGCTTCGGCTTCGTTAGTTTTGAAAGACATGAAGATGCCCAAAAA GCTGTAGATGAGATGAATGGGAAGGAGCTCAACGGGAAACAAATCTATGTTGGCCGGGCTCAGAAAAAAGTCGAAAGACAGACGGAGCTGAAGCGTAAATTTGAGCAAATGAAGCAGGACAGGATCACCAGATACCag ggtgtAAACCTTTACGTGAAAAATCTTGATGATGGCATTGATGATGAACGCCTTCGAAAAGAATTCTCCCCATTTGGTACAATCACTAGTGCAAAG GTCATGATGGAAGGTGGGCGCAGCAAAGGATTTGGGTTTGTATGCTTTTCATCACCAGAAGAAGCCACCAAAGCTGTCACAGAGATGAATGGTAGAATCGTGGCTACTAAACCATTATATGTAGCTCTAGCGCAGCGTAAAGAAGAGCGCCAAGCTCATCTCACCAACCAGTATATGCAGAGAATGGCAAGTGTAAGAGCAGTACCTAATCCTGTAATCAACCCCTACCAGCCAGCACCTCCTTCAGGTTACTTCATGGCAGCTATCCCACAG ACTCAGAACCGTGCTGCATACTATCCTACTAATCAACTTGCTCAACTTGCTAGACCTAGTCCTCGCTGGACTGCTCAGGGTGCCAGACCTCATC CATTCCAAAACATGCCTGGTGCTATCCGCCCAGCAGCGCCCAGACCACCATTTAGTACCATGAGACCGGCTTCTTCACAAGTTCCACGAGTCATGTCAACACAGCGTGTTG CTaatacatcaacacaaacaATGGGTCCacgtcctgcagcagcagctactGCAGCTACTCCTGCTGTACGCACAGTACCACAATACAAATATGCTGCAGGTGTTCGCAATCCTCAGCAGCATCTTAATACACAGCCACAGGTTGCTATGCAGCAG CCTGCTGTCCATGTGCAAGGTCAGGAACCATTGACTGCTTCCATGTTGGCTTCTGCCCCACCGCAAGAACAAAAGCAGATGTTAG GTGAACGTCTATTTCCTCTTATTCAAAGCATGCACCCTACTCTGGCGGGTAAGATCACTGGTATGCTGTTGGAGATTGACAACTCTGAACTCCTTCACATGCTTGAGTCTCCTGAATCTCTTCGTTCGAAG GTTGATGAAGCTGTAGCCGTACTACAAGCCCACCAAGCTAAAGAGGCTGCTCAAAAGGCAGTTAATAACCCCACTGGGGTTCCAAGTGTTTAA
- the PABPC1 gene encoding polyadenylate-binding protein 1 isoform X2, with product MNPSAPSYPMASLYVGDLHPDVTEAMLYEKFSPAGPILSIRVCRDMITRRSLGYAYVNFQQPADAERALDTMNFDVIKGKPVRIMWSQRDPSLRKSGVGNIFIKNLDKSIDNKALYDTFSAFGNILSCKVVCDENGSKGYGFVHFETQEAAERAIEKMNGMLLNDRKVFVGRFKSRKEREAELGARAKEFTNVYIKNFGEDMDDERLKELFGPALSVKVMTDESGKSKGFGFVSFERHEDAQKAVDEMNGKELNGKQIYVGRAQKKVERQTELKRKFEQMKQDRITRYQGVNLYVKNLDDGIDDERLRKEFSPFGTITSAKVMMEGGRSKGFGFVCFSSPEEATKAVTEMNGRIVATKPLYVALAQRKEERQAHLTNQYMQRMASVRAVPNPVINPYQPAPPSGYFMAAIPQTQNRAAYYPTNQLAQLARPSPRWTAQGARPHPFQNMPGAIRPAAPRPPFSTMRPASSQVPRVMSTQRVANTSTQTMGPRPAAAATAATPAVRTVPQYKYAAGVRNPQQHLNTQPQVAMQQPAVHVQGQEPLTASMLASAPPQEQKQMLGERLFPLIQSMHPTLAGKITGMLLEIDNSELLHMLESPESLRSKVDEAVAVLQAHQAKEAAQKAVNNPTGVPSV from the exons CTGAACGAGCTTTGGATACCATGAACTTTGATGTCATTAAAGGCAAACCAGTGCGCATCATGTGGTCTCAGCGCGATCCATCTCTACGCAAAAGCGGTGTAGGAAACATCTTCATCAAAAACTTGGACAAATCAATTGATAACAAAGCTTTGTATgacacattttctgcttttggaaacaTCCTTTCTTGTAAG gTGGTATGTGATGAAAATGGATCCAAGGGTTATGGATTCGTACATTTTGAGACacaagaagctgcagaaagagcTATTGAAAAAATGAATGGTATGCTGCTTAATGACCGCAAAGT ATTTGTTGGAAGGTTTAAATCTCGTAAGGAACGCGAGGCAGAGCTTGGAGCCAGAGCAAAGGAATTCACCAATGTTTACATCAAGAATTTTGGAGAAGACATGGATGATGAGAGACTTAAGGAACTCTTTG GTCCTGCCTTAAGTGTGAAAGTTATGACTGATGAGAGTGGAAAATCCAAAGGCTTCGGCTTCGTTAGTTTTGAAAGACATGAAGATGCCCAAAAA GCTGTAGATGAGATGAATGGGAAGGAGCTCAACGGGAAACAAATCTATGTTGGCCGGGCTCAGAAAAAAGTCGAAAGACAGACGGAGCTGAAGCGTAAATTTGAGCAAATGAAGCAGGACAGGATCACCAGATACCag ggtgtAAACCTTTACGTGAAAAATCTTGATGATGGCATTGATGATGAACGCCTTCGAAAAGAATTCTCCCCATTTGGTACAATCACTAGTGCAAAG GTCATGATGGAAGGTGGGCGCAGCAAAGGATTTGGGTTTGTATGCTTTTCATCACCAGAAGAAGCCACCAAAGCTGTCACAGAGATGAATGGTAGAATCGTGGCTACTAAACCATTATATGTAGCTCTAGCGCAGCGTAAAGAAGAGCGCCAAGCTCATCTCACCAACCAGTATATGCAGAGAATGGCAAGTGTAAGAGCAGTACCTAATCCTGTAATCAACCCCTACCAGCCAGCACCTCCTTCAGGTTACTTCATGGCAGCTATCCCACAG ACTCAGAACCGTGCTGCATACTATCCTACTAATCAACTTGCTCAACTTGCTAGACCTAGTCCTCGCTGGACTGCTCAGGGTGCCAGACCTCATC CATTCCAAAACATGCCTGGTGCTATCCGCCCAGCAGCGCCCAGACCACCATTTAGTACCATGAGACCGGCTTCTTCACAAGTTCCACGAGTCATGTCAACACAGCGTGTTG CTaatacatcaacacaaacaATGGGTCCacgtcctgcagcagcagctactGCAGCTACTCCTGCTGTACGCACAGTACCACAATACAAATATGCTGCAGGTGTTCGCAATCCTCAGCAGCATCTTAATACACAGCCACAGGTTGCTATGCAGCAG CCTGCTGTCCATGTGCAAGGTCAGGAACCATTGACTGCTTCCATGTTGGCTTCTGCCCCACCGCAAGAACAAAAGCAGATGTTAG GTGAACGTCTATTTCCTCTTATTCAAAGCATGCACCCTACTCTGGCGGGTAAGATCACTGGTATGCTGTTGGAGATTGACAACTCTGAACTCCTTCACATGCTTGAGTCTCCTGAATCTCTTCGTTCGAAG GTTGATGAAGCTGTAGCCGTACTACAAGCCCACCAAGCTAAAGAGGCTGCTCAAAAGGCAGTTAATAACCCCACTGGGGTTCCAAGTGTTTAA